From Pandoraea norimbergensis, the proteins below share one genomic window:
- a CDS encoding Dabb family protein: MNAPAEHPALPAAERLAHRCAQIGTKAFTARDYEPGLLRHIVLLRFANDVPASEREGMIERFLRLKDDCRRDTRPYIHSIEYGRQASGEGNALGFEHAFVMTFDSEGDRNFYVGEPIVLDATCYDPVHHAFKAAIGPMLAPQGALVFDFFPGAR; encoded by the coding sequence ATGAATGCCCCCGCAGAACACCCTGCCCTGCCAGCCGCCGAGCGCCTCGCACACCGTTGCGCACAAATCGGTACAAAAGCCTTTACCGCGCGCGACTACGAGCCGGGTTTGTTGCGGCATATTGTGTTGCTGCGCTTTGCGAACGACGTACCGGCAAGCGAGCGTGAAGGTATGATTGAGCGCTTTCTGCGCTTGAAGGACGACTGTCGGCGCGACACGCGGCCCTATATTCACAGCATCGAATACGGCCGGCAGGCGAGCGGAGAAGGCAATGCGCTCGGATTCGAACATGCGTTTGTCATGACATTCGATTCCGAAGGCGATCGCAACTTCTATGTCGGGGAGCCGATCGTGCTTGATGCGACCTGTTACGACCCCGTCCATCACGCCTTCAAGGCGGCCATTGGCCCGATGCTTGCGCCACAAGGCGCACTCGTCTTTGACTTTTTTCCCGGCGCGCGGTGA
- a CDS encoding helix-turn-helix domain-containing protein, whose translation MDNLVVSKTDVPGNGAACTCPSQFAVNTNDERENMQTNATRASLRITHQRPAAALQSTIDRYWGWDACREPGTPAAPAVQLMPLMPGPGGMEIFFHFGEPFATQSGAHLPRAHITCLRGAPVTLDAPVALDFIAVRVRSGEIPSLTDVPVGDFADTFIDAADLWGTAVKELHAHMACATTFDARASLLDAFFLKRRRSQLPGRDIRPAIAQLHGGQTRIEDLCAVTNLGRRQLEIRFRQMTGASPVRFRRLARLRRSLRELLLAPHSHTLTQLLDAGYVDQAQQVHEFRALTCQTPSQLRRAALAGGAHFYNPSWQAPAILEAHPRPNGLRR comes from the coding sequence ATGGACAACCTCGTAGTGTCGAAAACCGACGTGCCGGGCAATGGGGCTGCATGCACCTGCCCGTCTCAATTTGCCGTCAATACTAACGACGAACGCGAGAACATGCAGACCAACGCCACGCGCGCCTCCCTGCGCATCACACACCAGCGCCCCGCTGCGGCGCTACAGTCCACCATCGACCGCTACTGGGGATGGGACGCCTGCCGCGAACCCGGCACGCCTGCGGCACCTGCTGTGCAACTCATGCCGCTTATGCCCGGGCCGGGCGGCATGGAGATCTTCTTCCACTTCGGCGAACCCTTCGCCACCCAATCGGGTGCTCACCTGCCTCGCGCGCACATCACCTGCCTGCGAGGCGCGCCGGTCACGCTTGACGCACCGGTGGCCCTCGACTTCATCGCCGTGCGCGTGAGATCTGGCGAAATTCCGTCGCTGACCGATGTCCCCGTCGGCGACTTTGCCGACACCTTCATCGACGCCGCAGACCTGTGGGGCACCGCCGTCAAGGAACTGCACGCTCACATGGCCTGCGCCACGACCTTCGACGCACGGGCCTCGCTGCTTGACGCCTTCTTTCTGAAACGGCGGCGGTCCCAGCTACCGGGCCGCGACATCCGCCCGGCGATTGCGCAACTTCACGGCGGCCAGACGCGCATCGAAGACCTGTGCGCCGTGACGAACCTCGGCCGCCGACAACTCGAAATACGTTTCCGGCAAATGACCGGGGCATCGCCCGTGCGGTTTCGGCGTCTGGCGCGGCTGCGCCGCTCCCTGCGCGAATTGTTGCTCGCGCCGCACTCTCACACGCTCACGCAGTTGCTCGATGCGGGCTATGTCGATCAGGCACAGCAAGTCCACGAATTCCGGGCGCTGACGTGTCAAACCCCGTCGCAACTGCGCCGCGCGGCGCTTGCCGGCGGTGCGCATTTCTACAATCCGTCTTGGCAGGCGCCCGCGATACTGGAGGCCCACCCTCGCCCGAACGGACTCCGACGATGA
- a CDS encoding enolase C-terminal domain-like protein, with product MRITAIREHTIPVSRYADPAIASGGLTTSLVTVTTDAIRDGKPVIGYGYASIGRFGQGGLIRERFAPRLLAARDSELADDSGSNLDPLRAWDVMMAGEKPGGHGERCVAVGTLDMAIWDAAAKIAGLPLYRVLADKLGREVPHAPRVAVYAGGGYQYPHDDLARLSDEIKRCVDLGFTHAKIKIASAPLNQDLRRIEAAARQLAGANHLAIDAMNRFDLEAGLTVARALAGYGLHWFEDICDPLDFATQTDIAAAYGGAIAAGEALFAQAEARLLARHGGLSPARDVLVFDPVHCYGVPGYLRIIETMTAAGWARGAFWPHGGHLFSLHLCAALGLGGAEVTPFAFAPFCGLAEGLQVMQGHTGVPQAPGIGFETNPAICRAFQALH from the coding sequence ATGCGCATCACGGCGATTCGCGAGCACACCATCCCCGTTTCCCGGTACGCCGACCCAGCCATTGCCTCGGGCGGTTTGACGACGAGTCTGGTCACCGTCACGACTGACGCGATACGCGATGGCAAACCGGTGATCGGCTACGGCTATGCGTCCATCGGACGTTTCGGGCAGGGCGGATTGATTCGCGAACGATTTGCCCCGCGTCTGTTGGCGGCCCGAGACAGTGAACTTGCTGACGACAGCGGCAGCAACTTGGACCCGTTGCGCGCATGGGACGTGATGATGGCTGGCGAGAAGCCCGGCGGTCATGGCGAGCGATGCGTCGCCGTGGGCACGCTGGACATGGCGATCTGGGATGCCGCAGCGAAGATCGCAGGCTTGCCACTGTATCGCGTTCTCGCCGACAAGCTTGGCCGGGAAGTGCCGCACGCGCCCCGCGTGGCCGTCTATGCGGGTGGCGGTTATCAGTATCCGCACGATGATCTGGCGCGCTTGTCCGACGAGATAAAGCGCTGTGTGGATCTCGGCTTTACGCACGCGAAGATCAAGATTGCCAGCGCGCCGCTGAATCAGGATCTGCGCCGTATCGAAGCGGCGGCACGTCAATTGGCGGGCGCAAATCATCTGGCCATCGACGCCATGAACCGGTTCGATCTTGAGGCCGGACTGACTGTCGCCAGAGCGCTCGCCGGATACGGACTCCACTGGTTCGAGGACATTTGCGACCCGCTCGACTTCGCGACGCAAACCGACATTGCGGCGGCGTACGGCGGCGCGATTGCGGCTGGCGAGGCGCTGTTCGCGCAGGCTGAGGCACGACTGCTCGCACGCCACGGCGGGCTGAGTCCGGCCCGAGACGTGCTCGTGTTCGACCCCGTGCATTGCTATGGCGTGCCCGGCTATCTGCGGATTATCGAGACGATGACGGCGGCCGGTTGGGCGCGCGGTGCGTTCTGGCCGCATGGGGGGCATCTGTTCTCGCTGCATCTTTGCGCGGCGCTCGGACTGGGTGGCGCGGAGGTCACGCCGTTCGCTTTCGCACCGTTCTGCGGATTGGCCGAGGGCTTGCAAGTGATGCAGGGGCATACCGGCGTGCCACAAGCGCCCGGCATCGGGTTCGAGACGAATCCTGCGATCTGCCGAGCTTTTCAGGCGCTGCATTGA
- a CDS encoding sulfite exporter TauE/SafE family protein yields MQSLVLISGAGLLAGAMNALAGGGSFVSLPALIAVGVPPVQANASSTVALFPSGVASAWVYRHDISPIGQVSMRALLITTLLGGFAGAGLLLHTSSQAFSFALPWLLLLASLALTFGRRLGEALRGRWTIHAPAVLAIQFLLGIYGGYFGGAVGIMMVAVWGLLDGRDIKGLNALRTLLVTVANASAVSIFIGAHAVQWPETITMLIAATIGGYLGAHAGRRAPSHVIRAGTLLLTYCVTLVFFVRTYGPSLWH; encoded by the coding sequence ATGCAATCACTGGTTCTTATTTCCGGCGCGGGCTTGCTGGCCGGCGCCATGAACGCGCTGGCGGGCGGCGGTTCGTTCGTGAGCCTGCCCGCGCTGATCGCGGTCGGCGTGCCTCCTGTGCAGGCGAATGCTTCCAGCACCGTCGCGCTGTTCCCCAGCGGCGTCGCCAGCGCCTGGGTGTACCGCCACGACATCAGCCCGATTGGGCAGGTGTCGATGCGCGCCCTGCTGATTACCACCCTATTGGGCGGATTCGCGGGCGCCGGATTGCTGCTGCACACGTCGTCGCAGGCGTTCTCGTTTGCGCTGCCGTGGTTGCTGCTCCTTGCCAGCCTTGCACTGACCTTCGGCCGGCGACTCGGTGAAGCGTTGCGCGGACGTTGGACCATTCACGCGCCTGCGGTGCTGGCTATCCAGTTCCTGCTGGGTATCTACGGCGGCTACTTCGGCGGCGCGGTCGGCATCATGATGGTGGCCGTCTGGGGGCTGCTCGACGGGCGCGACATCAAGGGCCTGAACGCGCTTCGTACGCTGCTCGTGACGGTCGCCAACGCGAGTGCGGTCTCTATCTTCATTGGCGCACACGCCGTGCAATGGCCCGAGACGATCACGATGCTGATTGCCGCGACCATCGGCGGCTATCTCGGCGCCCACGCCGGACGCCGCGCCCCATCGCATGTCATCCGCGCAGGCACCCTGCTGCTGACGTACTGCGTCACGCTCGTATTCTTCGTGCGGACTTACGGGCCTTCGTTATGGCATTGA